The proteins below come from a single Paludibacter jiangxiensis genomic window:
- a CDS encoding HIT family protein: protein MATIFSRIIAGEIPCYKVAEDDRFFAFLDINPVAKGHTLVVPKIEEDYLFNLDDVTLQAYILFAKKVAKAIEKAVPCKRVGVAVIGLDVPHAHIHLVPLNSEADINFAKEKLKLSPEEMKSLAYNISFFA from the coding sequence ATGGCAACTATTTTTTCTCGTATTATTGCAGGCGAAATACCGTGCTATAAAGTGGCAGAAGACGATCGTTTTTTTGCATTCCTTGATATTAATCCCGTCGCCAAGGGACACACGTTGGTGGTTCCGAAAATTGAAGAGGATTACCTCTTCAATCTGGATGATGTAACCCTTCAGGCCTATATTCTTTTTGCCAAGAAAGTTGCAAAGGCTATCGAAAAGGCTGTTCCCTGTAAAAGAGTAGGCGTTGCTGTCATCGGACTTGATGTGCCACATGCCCACATACATTTGGTACCCCTGAATTCGGAAGCCGACATCAATTTTGCAAAAGAAAAGCTAAAGCTCTCACCCGAAGAGATGAAGAGCTTAGCTTATAATATCAGTTTTTTTGCTTAG
- the greA gene encoding transcription elongation factor GreA has product MATSYMTQEGYKKLLEEINQLESVQRPAISRQIAEARDKGDLSENAEYDAAKEAQGLLEMKIAKMKDTLANARVIDESTLNTDSVQILNKVKIKNQNNGQVMTYMLVSESEANLKEGKLSVSTPIGQGLMGKKVGDTVQVKVPSGIIPFEIVDISI; this is encoded by the coding sequence ATGGCAACATCGTATATGACCCAGGAGGGTTACAAAAAGCTATTGGAAGAGATTAATCAATTGGAGAGTGTACAACGGCCAGCTATCTCGCGTCAGATTGCCGAAGCCCGCGACAAAGGCGACTTGTCTGAAAATGCAGAATATGATGCCGCAAAAGAAGCTCAGGGTCTGCTTGAAATGAAAATTGCAAAAATGAAAGACACTTTGGCCAATGCCCGTGTAATTGATGAAAGCACATTGAATACCGATAGTGTACAAATTTTGAATAAAGTCAAAATTAAAAATCAAAATAACGGGCAGGTTATGACTTACATGTTGGTTTCTGAAAGTGAAGCTAATCTGAAAGAAGGTAAGTTGTCGGTTAGCACACCAATCGGTCAGGGTTTGATGGGTAAGAAAGTTGGTGATACTGTTCAGGTAAAAGTGCCATCAGGTATTATTCCTTTTGAGATTGTAGATATTTCAATTTAA
- the metK gene encoding methionine adenosyltransferase, which translates to MKTTNYLFTSESVSEGHPDKVADQISDAILDNFLAFDENSKVACETLVTTGQVVLAGEVKSSAYVDVQEVARQVINKIGYTKSEYKFDGDACGVFSALHEQSDDINRGVERAEPLNQGAGDQGMMFGYATKETENYMPLPLELSHQLLIELAILRREAKEIGYLRPDAKSQVTVEYSEDGVPQRIHTIVVSTQHDEFVLAGNGKTQAEADEEMVAKIKEDVKNILIPRVLAKNPEWKKLLDDNYILHVNPTGKFVIGGPHGDTGLTGRKIIVDTYGGKGAHGGGAFSGKDPSKVDRSAAYAARHIAKNAVAAGVADEILVQVSYAIGVAQPLSVYVNTYGRANVEMRDEEIALRLEKLFDLRPKAIEQRLKLRNPIYSETASYGHMGREPQVVKKTFSSRYTDTIEKEVELFTWEKLDYVDKIREEFSL; encoded by the coding sequence ATGAAGACGACGAATTATTTATTTACTTCAGAATCAGTTTCTGAAGGGCATCCTGACAAGGTTGCCGACCAGATTTCCGATGCAATTCTGGATAATTTTCTGGCATTCGATGAAAATTCAAAAGTAGCCTGTGAAACCTTAGTTACAACAGGTCAGGTAGTATTAGCAGGTGAAGTTAAATCGAGTGCTTATGTTGATGTACAGGAAGTAGCCCGTCAGGTAATCAATAAGATTGGCTATACAAAGAGCGAATATAAATTTGACGGTGATGCTTGCGGTGTTTTTTCTGCTCTTCACGAACAGTCAGACGATATCAACCGTGGTGTTGAACGAGCAGAACCTCTCAATCAGGGTGCCGGTGATCAGGGCATGATGTTTGGTTATGCTACAAAAGAGACAGAAAACTACATGCCTCTGCCTCTGGAATTGTCGCATCAATTATTAATCGAATTGGCTATTTTACGTCGCGAAGCTAAAGAAATTGGTTATTTGCGTCCTGATGCCAAATCACAGGTTACTGTAGAGTATTCAGAAGATGGCGTGCCACAACGCATTCACACCATTGTGGTTTCCACTCAACATGATGAGTTTGTGTTGGCAGGAAACGGCAAAACTCAGGCTGAAGCCGACGAAGAAATGGTAGCTAAAATCAAGGAAGATGTGAAAAATATTCTTATCCCCAGGGTATTGGCAAAGAATCCTGAATGGAAAAAGTTGCTCGATGACAATTATATTTTGCACGTTAATCCGACCGGCAAATTTGTTATCGGCGGCCCGCATGGTGACACCGGATTGACAGGGCGTAAAATTATTGTTGACACCTACGGAGGCAAAGGCGCTCACGGAGGAGGTGCATTCTCTGGAAAAGATCCTTCAAAAGTAGACCGTTCTGCAGCATATGCTGCGCGTCATATCGCAAAAAATGCGGTTGCTGCGGGTGTTGCCGATGAAATTCTGGTCCAGGTTTCCTATGCTATTGGTGTGGCTCAACCTCTTAGCGTATATGTAAATACATATGGAAGAGCCAATGTAGAAATGAGAGATGAAGAAATAGCTCTTCGTTTGGAAAAGCTGTTTGATTTGCGTCCGAAAGCAATTGAACAACGATTGAAGCTAAGAAATCCTATCTACTCTGAGACTGCATCATACGGACATATGGGTCGCGAACCGCAGGTAGTAAAAAAAACTTTTTCTTCTCGTTACACTGATACTATTGAAAAAGAAGTAGAACTGTTTACTTGGGAAAAATTGGATTACGTGGACAAAATTCGCGAAGAATTTTCTCTTTAA